The Desulfuromonas sp. genome has a window encoding:
- a CDS encoding tetratricopeptide repeat protein yields MIRQRTPKILLALLLALPLLLLLPHPAAAGLDEAAATYELRSEEKAREQERFLQRLKQDKTKIDLAIENTKSLIDKSRQRPYLPELYLRLAELYIEKSRTVYFIRKAELPEGGKSLNHLESNTLKKQALEVYQRILSNFPEFKYRPKVHFFMAHEFRELGQIDEMLQEYKTIIRKYPASAYAAESYLLLGDHFFTQQELDLAKRHYQAVLGFSGSPALAIARYKLAWCYINEADYGQALELFEAAVKTAGAEQDVDIDTYRKVDIKLESLIDLAFCYVEQYKEKSPREALDYFETLSWSRPVYMVALEKLAYRYFIKKKWQH; encoded by the coding sequence ATGATAAGACAACGCACTCCGAAGATCCTGCTGGCCCTTCTGCTGGCCCTGCCGCTGCTTCTCCTTCTGCCGCACCCGGCTGCCGCTGGCCTGGACGAGGCGGCCGCCACCTACGAGCTGCGCAGCGAGGAAAAGGCCCGGGAGCAGGAGCGGTTTCTGCAGCGCCTGAAGCAGGACAAGACCAAGATCGACCTGGCCATCGAAAACACCAAGTCGCTCATCGACAAATCGCGGCAGCGGCCCTACCTGCCCGAACTCTACCTGCGGCTGGCCGAACTCTACATCGAGAAGTCCCGGACCGTCTACTTCATCCGCAAGGCCGAACTGCCCGAGGGGGGCAAGTCCCTCAACCATCTCGAATCGAACACCCTGAAGAAGCAGGCTCTCGAGGTCTACCAGCGGATCCTGAGCAACTTCCCCGAATTCAAATACCGGCCCAAGGTCCATTTCTTCATGGCCCACGAGTTCCGGGAACTGGGGCAGATTGACGAGATGCTCCAGGAGTACAAAACCATTATCAGGAAGTACCCCGCCAGCGCCTATGCCGCCGAGTCCTACCTGCTGCTCGGCGACCACTTTTTCACCCAGCAGGAACTCGACCTGGCCAAACGGCACTACCAGGCGGTGCTCGGCTTCAGCGGCAGTCCGGCCCTGGCCATCGCCCGCTACAAGCTGGCCTGGTGCTACATCAACGAGGCCGACTACGGCCAGGCCCTGGAGCTCTTCGAGGCGGCGGTCAAAACCGCCGGGGCCGAGCAGGACGTCGATATCGACACCTATCGCAAGGTCGACATCAAGCTGGAGTCCCTCATCGACCTGGCCTTCTGCTATGTCGAGCAGTACAAGGAGAAATCGCCCCGGGAGGCGCTCGACTATTTCGAAACCCTGAGCTGGTCCCGGCCGGTCTACATGGTGGCCCTGGAAAAACTGGCCTACCGCTATTTCATCAAAAAGAAGTGGCAGCACTAG
- a CDS encoding outer membrane beta-barrel domain-containing protein encodes MKHRTVSFIILLSLLFGAPAALAQSPDEDEPVYAIQNRIFDRHHEIGLAAGFVPNDDYFYAYPLGFNYIFNLDEHLAWEVVRGQWIFNNEKDVKSDLEDDFGVTPTEFDELNFTVHSNLIWKPSYGKDALWNKKVVNHETYLLAGAGLVNYDRKSSSGEQTSENALSLSFGLGRKYFLNEKFCVNLEFRDLLNFKEDGTDNLVYLGVGLGYRFDLAPRQPVQKTSVDNFKRYLRANDQDK; translated from the coding sequence ATGAAACACAGGACCGTTTCCTTCATCATTCTTTTGTCGCTGCTGTTCGGAGCCCCGGCCGCACTCGCCCAGTCGCCCGACGAGGATGAACCGGTCTACGCCATCCAGAACCGGATCTTCGACCGCCATCACGAAATCGGTCTCGCCGCCGGCTTCGTTCCCAACGACGACTATTTTTACGCCTACCCCCTTGGGTTCAATTACATCTTCAACCTCGACGAGCACCTGGCATGGGAAGTGGTGCGGGGGCAATGGATCTTCAACAACGAAAAGGACGTCAAGAGCGACCTGGAAGACGATTTCGGCGTGACCCCGACCGAGTTCGACGAGTTGAATTTCACCGTCCACAGCAACCTGATCTGGAAGCCCTCCTACGGCAAGGACGCCCTCTGGAACAAAAAGGTCGTCAACCATGAAACCTACCTGCTGGCAGGGGCCGGCCTGGTCAATTACGACCGGAAGAGCAGCAGCGGCGAGCAGACCAGCGAAAACGCCCTTTCCCTCAGTTTCGGTCTCGGCCGCAAGTATTTTCTGAACGAGAAATTCTGCGTCAACCTGGAGTTTCGGGACCTGCTCAACTTCAAGGAGGACGGCACCGACAACCTGGTCTATCTCGGGGTGGGCCTGGGATACCGTTTCGACCTGGCGCCCCGCCAGCCGGTGCAGAAAACCTCGGTCGACAACTTCAAGCGATACCTGAGAGCCAATGACCAAGACAAATAA